In Candidatus Defluviibacterium haderslevense, the following are encoded in one genomic region:
- a CDS encoding NADH-quinone oxidoreductase subunit A, protein MNSSSIPYDYLPIIIQFLVALGFVVLVLVGTHLLGPKASGKRHDASFECGLDSIGNARNPFSVKYFMTAILFVLFDVEVIFLYPWAVNFKKLGMFGYIEIIIFLSFLMAGFYYVIRKGVLNWQQRETQE, encoded by the coding sequence ATGAATTCAAGTTCAATCCCTTACGATTATTTGCCTATAATCATACAGTTTCTAGTAGCTCTTGGTTTTGTAGTACTTGTATTAGTTGGAACCCATTTATTGGGTCCTAAGGCCAGTGGAAAAAGGCATGATGCATCTTTTGAATGTGGCCTGGATAGCATCGGTAATGCAAGAAATCCCTTTTCGGTAAAGTATTTCATGACAGCTATCTTATTTGTCCTATTTGATGTTGAAGTTATTTTTTTGTATCCATGGGCAGTTAATTTTAAGAAATTAGGCATGTTTGGGTATATTGAGATCATTATTTTTTTAAGTTTTTTAATGGCTGGATTTTATTATGTAATCAGAAAAGGGGTACTTAATTGGCAACAACGAGAAACTCAAGAGTAG
- a CDS encoding NADH-quinone oxidoreductase subunit C, whose protein sequence is MEGISNLEIQEFLQKNFGESILSMEESFGLLAIEVHINHIYKVVSYLYKDETMKFQFLTDLCGVHYPDSTNRELGVVYHLQSMTLNKRLKLKVFVPVEKPEVPTLTGIYGSANWMERETFDFFGIRFLGHPNLKRILNMDEMVDFPMRKEFPLEDPTRDDKADFQFGR, encoded by the coding sequence ATGGAAGGAATATCGAATCTTGAAATTCAGGAATTCCTGCAAAAAAATTTTGGCGAGAGTATCCTATCTATGGAAGAATCTTTTGGTCTGTTGGCCATAGAAGTCCATATCAATCATATCTATAAGGTTGTTAGCTATTTATATAAAGATGAAACCATGAAGTTTCAATTTTTAACAGATTTATGTGGCGTCCATTATCCTGATTCAACGAATCGAGAGCTTGGGGTAGTTTACCACCTGCAGAGTATGACCCTAAATAAGCGACTTAAGCTTAAAGTGTTTGTTCCAGTTGAAAAACCTGAAGTGCCTACTTTGACGGGTATTTATGGATCAGCGAACTGGATGGAGCGAGAGACCTTTGATTTTTTTGGAATTAGATTTCTTGGTCACCCAAATTTGAAACGTATTTTAAATATGGACGAAATGGTGGATTTTCCAATGAGAAAAGAATTTCCTCTAGAGGATCCTACAAGAGATGACAAAGCAGATTTTCAATTTGGAAGATAG
- the nuoF gene encoding NADH-quinone oxidoreductase subunit NuoF: protein MGKKILLEHIDVPGINTLEVYRQKGGYESVRKALKEMTPDAIVEEVKKSGLRGRGGAGFPTGMKWSFLDKKSDKPRYLVCNADESEPGTFKDRYLMQHIPHSLIEGMITSSYALGAKTSYIYVRGEMMEVIRILEKAISEAYSAGFLGKNILGSDYSLDLYVHPGGGAYICGEETALLESLEGERGNPRNKPPFPAVWGLYGCPTVVNNVETIANIPWIVNHGGDAYAAIGIGKSTGTKLISACGNINKPGVYELELGIPVEEFIYSDQYCGGIANGKKLKAVVAGGSSVPILPAALILKTAQGEPRLMTYESLSEGGFITGTMLGSGGFIVYDEDQCIVRNTWNFSRFYHHESCGQCSPCREGTGWLEKVLHKVEYGHGKLTDMDLLVDIAGKIEGKTICPLGEAAAWPVASAIRHFRAEFEEHVKHPESCCKMHLHYEMIGNH, encoded by the coding sequence ATGGGTAAGAAAATATTACTTGAACATATTGATGTACCTGGAATCAATACCTTGGAGGTATATCGTCAAAAAGGAGGATATGAATCCGTACGAAAAGCATTGAAGGAAATGACTCCCGATGCAATTGTTGAGGAAGTCAAGAAATCAGGGCTACGTGGTCGTGGTGGGGCAGGATTTCCAACAGGTATGAAATGGTCTTTTTTAGATAAAAAATCAGATAAACCTCGCTATTTAGTTTGCAATGCTGACGAATCTGAACCTGGTACGTTTAAAGACAGGTATTTGATGCAGCACATTCCTCATTCACTGATTGAAGGAATGATAACTTCTTCCTACGCATTAGGTGCAAAGACTTCTTATATATATGTACGCGGAGAAATGATGGAAGTCATTAGAATTCTTGAAAAAGCAATTTCAGAAGCTTATTCTGCTGGATTTTTAGGTAAAAATATTTTGGGGTCGGACTATTCATTGGATTTATATGTGCACCCGGGAGGTGGAGCATATATCTGTGGTGAAGAGACTGCACTATTAGAATCCTTGGAAGGGGAAAGGGGCAATCCGCGTAACAAGCCTCCTTTTCCAGCAGTATGGGGATTATATGGATGCCCAACAGTTGTTAACAATGTAGAAACTATTGCAAATATACCTTGGATCGTTAATCATGGCGGAGATGCTTACGCTGCTATAGGCATTGGAAAAAGTACTGGAACTAAATTAATTTCTGCTTGTGGTAATATAAATAAACCAGGAGTCTATGAATTAGAATTGGGCATTCCAGTTGAAGAATTTATTTATAGTGATCAATATTGTGGAGGAATTGCAAATGGTAAAAAATTAAAAGCAGTTGTCGCAGGAGGAAGCTCTGTTCCAATATTACCAGCAGCGTTAATTTTAAAAACGGCTCAAGGGGAACCTAGATTAATGACTTACGAGTCGTTGTCAGAAGGTGGATTTATAACTGGCACTATGCTTGGCTCAGGAGGGTTTATTGTTTATGATGAAGATCAATGCATCGTACGGAATACCTGGAATTTTTCAAGATTTTATCATCATGAAAGTTGTGGTCAATGTAGCCCTTGTAGAGAAGGTACTGGTTGGCTTGAAAAGGTACTTCACAAAGTAGAATATGGTCATGGTAAATTGACTGATATGGATTTATTAGTTGATATTGCTGGTAAGATCGAGGGAAAAACGATATGCCCATTGGGTGAAGCTGCTGCATGGCCAGTTGCTTCAGCAATTCGACATTTTAGAGCAGAATTTGAAGAACATGTTAAACATCCCGAGTCCTGTTGTAAGATGCATTTACATTACGAAATGATTGGAAATCATTAA
- the nuoK gene encoding NADH-quinone oxidoreductase subunit NuoK, with protein sequence MNHIPSIIQTIPLTHYIILSTMLFVVGLVGVMVRKNIIIVFMCIEIMLNAVNLMFVAASIYYSNTAGQIMVFFTMAVAAAEVSVGLAIIVMVYKNLKTTNIDMFNRLKG encoded by the coding sequence ATGAATCATATACCTTCAATTATACAAACAATACCATTAACACATTATATTATTTTAAGTACCATGTTATTTGTAGTTGGTCTGGTTGGTGTGATGGTCCGTAAAAATATAATTATTGTATTTATGTGTATTGAGATTATGCTAAATGCAGTCAACTTAATGTTTGTAGCTGCATCGATATATTATAGTAATACAGCAGGTCAAATTATGGTATTTTTTACTATGGCAGTTGCAGCAGCTGAAGTATCTGTTGGATTAGCTATAATTGTAATGGTATATAAAAATTTAAAAACAACTAATATTGACATGTTTAACCGTTTAAAAGGTTAA
- a CDS encoding NADH-quinone oxidoreductase subunit I has protein sequence MNFWERIYLPAIIKGMTITISHLFKRKVTYQYPEQKRPMSDVFRGLHILKRDDEGKERCTACGLCALACPAEAITMTAAERTSSELHLYREEKYAAVYEINMLRCIFCGLCEEACPKAAIFLQNDKMAQASYERSDFIFGKDRLVEPFLQSKS, from the coding sequence ATGAATTTTTGGGAACGGATCTATTTGCCTGCTATTATAAAAGGTATGACAATTACAATAAGTCATCTTTTTAAAAGAAAAGTGACCTACCAATATCCTGAACAAAAACGTCCAATGAGTGATGTATTTAGAGGATTACACATCTTGAAACGCGACGATGAAGGTAAGGAACGGTGTACAGCTTGTGGATTGTGTGCACTTGCATGTCCTGCTGAAGCAATAACCATGACTGCCGCAGAACGTACTTCTAGTGAATTACACTTGTATAGAGAAGAGAAATATGCTGCAGTATATGAGATAAATATGTTGAGGTGTATATTTTGTGGATTATGTGAAGAAGCATGTCCAAAGGCTGCAATTTTTTTACAAAACGACAAAATGGCTCAGGCGAGTTATGAAAGAAGCGATTTTATTTTTGGTAAAGATCGATTAGTTGAACCATTTCTTCAATCTAAATCATGA
- a CDS encoding (2Fe-2S)-binding protein, with amino-acid sequence MSDLLKVTIDGKSIEVPQGTTILQAARLIGDKYPPAMCYYSSIKNTGGKCRVCLVKVTQGSEANPRPMPKLVASCLTKVEHGMVVENEASKEVIDARNGIVEFLLINHPLDCPICDQAGECDLQNLSFENGKGETRYEEERRKFEKIDIGPNVQLHMTRCILCYRCVYAAEQLTNQRVHGVINRGDVSEISTYIQQSIENDFSGNIIDVCPVGALTDKSYRFKQRVWFSKPYDAHRECPTCSGKTVVWKKGEDVIRVTARKNKFGEVEEFICNSCRFEHKSVKDWVIEGPRNMGDDSVISANKYELPVVSPAVLVDAKFVSE; translated from the coding sequence ATGAGTGATTTATTAAAGGTAACCATAGATGGCAAAAGTATCGAAGTTCCACAAGGAACTACGATTCTTCAAGCAGCCCGATTAATTGGGGATAAATATCCTCCGGCCATGTGTTATTATTCGAGTATAAAAAACACTGGAGGAAAGTGCCGAGTTTGTTTGGTTAAAGTTACCCAAGGATCAGAAGCCAATCCCCGACCCATGCCGAAACTAGTTGCCTCATGTTTAACAAAAGTAGAGCATGGAATGGTTGTCGAGAATGAAGCTTCAAAAGAAGTCATTGACGCCAGAAATGGTATTGTTGAATTTTTATTGATAAATCATCCTTTGGATTGTCCTATTTGTGATCAGGCCGGAGAATGTGATCTTCAGAATTTATCTTTTGAAAATGGGAAAGGTGAAACAAGATATGAAGAAGAGAGAAGGAAATTTGAAAAAATAGACATTGGACCCAATGTCCAATTGCATATGACCCGATGCATATTGTGCTATCGTTGTGTTTATGCAGCTGAGCAACTAACTAATCAAAGAGTACATGGTGTAATTAATAGAGGCGATGTCTCAGAAATAAGTACCTATATACAACAATCTATAGAAAATGATTTTTCTGGAAATATTATAGATGTTTGTCCTGTTGGAGCTTTGACAGATAAGTCTTATCGTTTTAAACAAAGAGTTTGGTTTTCTAAACCTTATGATGCCCACAGGGAATGTCCTACATGTAGTGGAAAGACAGTTGTATGGAAGAAGGGAGAAGATGTCATTAGGGTTACTGCGAGAAAAAATAAATTTGGAGAAGTAGAAGAATTTATTTGTAATAGTTGTCGATTCGAACATAAATCAGTGAAAGATTGGGTTATTGAAGGACCTCGTAATATGGGGGATGATTCTGTAATCTCAGCAAATAAGTATGAATTACCAGTGGTTTCGCCCGCTGTTTTAGTGGACGCAAAATTTGTTTCAGAATGA
- a CDS encoding NADH-quinone oxidoreductase subunit D, whose translation MKTNLEFLADIHNPETSNIPYSTLNLGPTHPATHGIFQNVLKMDGEKIISGEQTIGYIHRAFEKIAERRPLYQITPLTDRLNYCSAPINNTGWYLTTEKLLGLKVPKRVDYMRVMVMELARIADHIICNSILGVDTGALTGFTYVYQYREKIYEIYEEICGARLTTFMGRIGGFERDFSPKVFALTKQLLIDFPPVWREFESLLSRNRIFMDRTINTGAISVDRALNYGFTGPNLRATGIDYDIRTAEPYCSYEDFKFDVPVGTTGDTYDRFVVRNEEIWQSLSIIEQAMKKIEELGPGVYHADNDHYYLPPKQEVYKNMEALIYHFKIVMGEIDAPDGEVYQAVEGANGELGYYLISDGGRSPYRLHFRRPCFIYYQAYPEMVQGQYLSDAIVVMSSLNVIAGELDA comes from the coding sequence ATGAAGACTAATCTTGAATTTTTAGCAGACATACATAATCCTGAGACTTCTAACATTCCATATAGTACGTTAAACTTAGGCCCCACCCACCCAGCTACTCATGGCATCTTTCAAAATGTGCTTAAAATGGATGGCGAAAAAATCATTAGTGGCGAACAAACCATAGGATATATACATAGGGCTTTTGAAAAAATAGCGGAAAGGAGACCCTTGTATCAAATCACACCACTTACCGATCGTCTAAACTATTGTTCCGCACCTATAAATAATACAGGTTGGTATCTTACAACAGAAAAACTGCTTGGCCTCAAAGTGCCAAAAAGAGTAGACTATATGAGGGTAATGGTCATGGAATTAGCCCGAATAGCTGACCACATAATTTGTAATAGTATTTTAGGTGTTGATACAGGAGCATTGACAGGATTTACCTATGTATATCAATACCGGGAAAAAATATATGAAATATACGAGGAGATATGTGGCGCTAGACTTACCACCTTTATGGGCCGAATTGGTGGTTTCGAAAGAGATTTTAGCCCTAAAGTATTTGCTTTAACTAAGCAATTATTGATAGATTTTCCACCAGTCTGGAGAGAGTTCGAATCTCTATTGTCAAGAAACAGAATATTCATGGATAGAACCATAAATACAGGTGCGATTTCTGTCGATAGAGCATTAAATTATGGTTTTACAGGTCCTAATTTAAGGGCAACTGGAATTGATTATGATATCAGAACTGCAGAACCGTATTGTTCTTATGAAGATTTTAAATTTGATGTTCCTGTAGGTACTACAGGTGACACATATGATCGATTTGTAGTTAGGAATGAAGAAATATGGCAAAGTCTCAGCATCATTGAGCAAGCGATGAAGAAGATTGAAGAATTGGGGCCGGGAGTTTATCATGCTGACAACGATCACTATTATTTGCCGCCAAAACAAGAAGTTTATAAAAATATGGAAGCTCTAATCTATCATTTCAAGATAGTTATGGGCGAAATTGATGCTCCAGATGGAGAAGTGTATCAAGCTGTAGAAGGCGCAAATGGAGAATTGGGTTATTATTTAATCAGTGATGGAGGTAGAAGCCCTTACAGATTGCATTTTAGACGACCTTGTTTTATTTATTATCAGGCCTATCCTGAAATGGTTCAAGGTCAATATTTGTCAGATGCTATTGTTGTAATGAGTAGTTTAAATGTTATAGCCGGAGAACTTGATGCCTAA
- a CDS encoding NADH-quinone oxidoreductase subunit B produces MSTKITITEAPPGEEGPGFFATSLDHVVGLARKNSIWPLPFATSCCGIEFMSTMASHYDLARFGSERMSFTPRQADLLMVMGTIAKKMGPVLRQVYEQMAEPRWVIAVGACASSGGIFDTYSVLQGIDRIIPVDVYVPGCPPRPEQIIDGVMRIQDLIGKESVRRRNSDEYKHLMEQYMIK; encoded by the coding sequence ATGAGTACTAAAATAACCATAACTGAAGCGCCACCAGGAGAAGAAGGACCAGGATTTTTTGCTACATCTTTGGATCATGTAGTTGGATTGGCAAGAAAGAACAGTATTTGGCCCTTACCTTTTGCCACTTCTTGCTGTGGTATTGAGTTTATGTCTACTATGGCGTCTCATTACGATTTAGCTCGATTTGGCTCTGAGCGTATGAGTTTTACGCCTCGTCAAGCAGATCTATTGATGGTTATGGGTACCATTGCAAAAAAAATGGGTCCAGTTTTACGTCAGGTTTATGAACAAATGGCAGAACCAAGATGGGTTATTGCTGTAGGTGCGTGTGCTTCTAGTGGTGGAATATTTGATACTTATAGTGTTTTGCAAGGTATTGACCGGATTATTCCTGTAGATGTTTATGTTCCTGGATGTCCACCAAGACCTGAACAAATTATTGATGGGGTTATGCGGATTCAAGATTTAATAGGTAAAGAGAGTGTTCGTAGGCGCAATTCTGACGAATACAAACATTTGATGGAACAATATATGATTAAATAG
- the nuoH gene encoding NADH-quinone oxidoreductase subunit NuoH, which produces MSSIILFKLIFILVIFGVSLFIAMYATYMERKVAAFLQDRIGPNRAGPFGLLQPLADGGKLFFKEEFIPLKSDRWLFLMGPGFFMVTALMTSAVIPFGPDFMYNNEMVSLQATDLNVGLLYIFGVVSLGVYGVLVGGWASNNKFSLLGAIRAASQNISYELAMGLSIIALVMMTSSLSLREIVNQQQGGNWNVLYQPLGFLIFLICAFAETNRAPFDLPECETELVGGYHTEYSSMKLGFFLFAEYINMFISSAILATLYFGGYHFPFVSQMEPGMLKVILSVIVLFGKIFFFIFFFMWVRWTLPRFRYDQLMNLGWKVLIPLAVINILLTGGVILFKSM; this is translated from the coding sequence ATGAGTAGTATCATCTTGTTTAAATTAATTTTTATTTTAGTGATATTCGGTGTTTCACTTTTTATTGCAATGTATGCGACCTATATGGAACGTAAAGTTGCTGCTTTTTTACAAGATCGAATTGGTCCCAATCGCGCAGGTCCATTTGGTCTTCTGCAACCATTAGCTGATGGAGGTAAATTATTTTTTAAAGAAGAATTTATTCCTCTAAAATCAGACCGATGGTTATTTTTAATGGGTCCTGGATTTTTTATGGTAACGGCTTTAATGACTAGTGCTGTGATACCATTTGGTCCTGATTTTATGTACAATAATGAAATGGTATCATTACAAGCTACAGATTTGAATGTAGGTCTATTATATATTTTTGGTGTCGTTTCGTTAGGCGTATACGGTGTGTTGGTTGGAGGTTGGGCATCAAATAATAAATTCTCTTTGTTGGGCGCAATTAGAGCGGCATCACAAAATATAAGTTATGAATTGGCAATGGGCCTTTCCATTATAGCTTTGGTAATGATGACTTCTTCCTTGTCATTAAGAGAAATTGTTAATCAACAACAAGGAGGAAATTGGAATGTATTGTATCAACCGCTTGGTTTTTTAATTTTCCTCATATGTGCATTTGCTGAAACGAACCGAGCGCCTTTTGATTTACCTGAATGTGAGACAGAATTAGTAGGTGGATATCATACTGAATATTCTTCAATGAAGTTAGGCTTTTTCTTGTTCGCCGAATACATTAATATGTTTATTAGTAGTGCTATTTTAGCTACTTTGTATTTTGGCGGGTATCATTTTCCATTTGTAAGTCAAATGGAACCCGGAATGCTAAAGGTTATTTTAAGTGTAATTGTCCTTTTTGGTAAAATCTTTTTCTTTATCTTTTTCTTTATGTGGGTAAGGTGGACATTACCAAGATTTAGATATGATCAATTAATGAATTTGGGTTGGAAAGTATTAATCCCTTTAGCCGTAATTAATATATTACTTACGGGAGGTGTAATATTATTTAAAAGTATGTAA
- a CDS encoding NADH-quinone oxidoreductase subunit J: MIDKIFYILSALTIICATLVVVSRHPIKSVLFLVATFFLISAHYILLNAQFLALVNIVVYAGAIMVLFLFVIMFLNLNKEIEIYKNYVPWFAALISGGCLFLVVISALEKTQLKEVDLNGNFNLGLVENLGEVLYRDYLLPMELSAVLFFIAMVGVVLLNRKEIQE; this comes from the coding sequence ATGATAGACAAGATTTTTTATATTTTATCAGCTTTGACTATAATCTGTGCAACCTTGGTTGTGGTATCAAGGCATCCAATAAAAAGTGTACTTTTTTTAGTAGCTACATTTTTTTTAATTTCAGCGCATTACATTTTATTGAATGCCCAATTTTTAGCATTGGTCAATATTGTTGTTTATGCCGGAGCAATTATGGTGTTGTTTTTATTTGTGATCATGTTTCTTAATTTGAATAAAGAGATTGAAATTTATAAGAACTATGTTCCTTGGTTTGCTGCACTAATATCTGGTGGATGTTTATTTTTAGTGGTCATTTCAGCACTTGAAAAAACACAACTGAAAGAAGTTGATCTCAATGGGAATTTTAATTTGGGATTGGTTGAAAATTTAGGTGAAGTATTGTATCGCGATTATTTATTGCCAATGGAATTAAGTGCTGTATTATTTTTTATAGCAATGGTTGGTGTAGTATTATTAAATAGAAAGGAAATTCAAGAATAA
- the nuoL gene encoding NADH-quinone oxidoreductase subunit L yields MDPNFIIPLIIWPPLIGFLINGIFGTLINKRIVTFIAIVMPLLSLVGTFLAYTYFDNPYNYKLYQWFDIEKELYVNFGFYIDHLTIIMLFIITGVGTLIHVYSGGYMHDDKGFARFMSYMNLFLFAMILLVTASNIMILFVGWEGVGLCSFLLIGFWFKNVDYNKAARKAFVMNRIGDLGFLIGVFLIAFTFDTLDIQSILFKLAETKINDPNIILITICLFIGAVGKSAQIPLFTWLPDAMAGPTPVSALIHAATMVTAGIYLISRMHGLFELVPLTNTIISSIGLATALVAATIALKQNDIKKVLAYSTVSQLGYMVVALGCGAYITAIFHVMTHAFFKALLFLSAGSVIHGLHGEQDIQNMGGLRSKMKWTHLVFLIGTLAIVGCPPLAGFFSKDEILAKAYSSNFWLFFGLACASVCTAWYMFRIYFATFFGSFRGSEQKWEKVHESPAIMLVPLFVLALFSIIGGFFGMPEIMHQTHFIGSYLSTVIKEPKHEISHFFEYSLWATTILVLAIISWITYKRYGNATEQTFNKIPNSIGLFLSKKYYLDEIYDFIIVRPLKFIGTWFKDVFEFKFVRRVVYSPGFILNQGSVGLKSFQSGNISWYIISMIIGLIAFFLLFLK; encoded by the coding sequence ATGGATCCAAATTTTATCATACCGCTGATTATATGGCCACCACTTATTGGATTTTTAATAAATGGTATATTCGGTACGCTAATCAATAAGCGCATAGTAACGTTTATTGCTATAGTAATGCCATTATTGAGTTTAGTTGGAACTTTTTTAGCTTACACTTATTTTGATAATCCATATAATTATAAATTGTATCAGTGGTTTGATATAGAAAAAGAACTCTATGTCAATTTTGGGTTTTATATAGATCATTTGACCATTATCATGTTATTTATAATAACAGGTGTTGGAACTTTAATCCATGTTTATTCTGGAGGATATATGCATGATGATAAAGGTTTTGCAAGGTTCATGTCTTATATGAATTTATTTTTATTTGCAATGATTTTATTAGTTACTGCATCTAATATCATGATATTATTTGTGGGTTGGGAAGGTGTTGGTTTATGTTCCTTTTTATTGATAGGTTTTTGGTTTAAAAATGTGGATTATAACAAAGCTGCTCGAAAAGCTTTTGTTATGAATAGGATTGGTGATTTAGGATTTTTAATTGGGGTATTTTTAATTGCATTTACTTTTGATACTTTAGATATACAATCTATACTTTTTAAATTAGCAGAGACTAAAATTAATGACCCAAACATTATTTTGATTACTATTTGTTTGTTCATTGGTGCAGTAGGAAAATCAGCTCAGATTCCTTTATTTACGTGGTTGCCCGATGCCATGGCGGGTCCAACACCTGTGTCGGCATTAATTCATGCCGCAACTATGGTTACTGCCGGAATTTATTTAATCAGTAGAATGCATGGTTTATTTGAGTTGGTTCCTTTAACTAATACAATCATTTCAAGCATTGGATTAGCTACAGCTTTAGTTGCAGCAACTATAGCGTTAAAACAGAATGATATCAAGAAAGTATTGGCTTATTCTACAGTAAGTCAATTGGGTTATATGGTTGTTGCATTAGGATGTGGTGCATATATTACAGCCATCTTTCATGTAATGACACATGCATTTTTCAAAGCATTGCTGTTCTTAAGTGCAGGAAGTGTAATTCATGGATTACATGGTGAACAAGATATTCAAAATATGGGGGGGCTACGGTCTAAAATGAAATGGACGCACCTTGTTTTTTTAATTGGAACTTTGGCTATTGTAGGATGTCCACCATTAGCTGGATTCTTTTCAAAAGATGAAATATTGGCGAAAGCTTATAGTTCTAATTTTTGGTTATTTTTTGGTTTAGCCTGCGCATCAGTATGTACAGCGTGGTATATGTTTAGAATTTATTTTGCAACCTTTTTTGGGTCATTCAGAGGAAGTGAGCAAAAATGGGAAAAGGTGCATGAATCACCTGCAATTATGTTAGTTCCGCTTTTTGTATTGGCATTATTTTCTATAATAGGGGGCTTTTTCGGTATGCCAGAAATTATGCATCAAACACATTTCATAGGTTCATATTTATCGACCGTAATCAAAGAACCTAAGCATGAAATTTCACATTTTTTTGAATATAGTCTTTGGGCAACAACAATATTAGTGTTAGCAATAATTTCATGGATTACTTATAAACGATACGGGAATGCTACAGAACAGACTTTTAATAAAATTCCTAATAGTATAGGTTTGTTTTTGAGTAAGAAATATTATTTAGATGAAATTTATGATTTCATTATTGTACGACCATTGAAATTTATCGGTACTTGGTTTAAAGATGTATTTGAGTTCAAGTTTGTACGAAGGGTTGTGTATTCACCAGGTTTCATTCTCAATCAAGGTAGTGTAGGTTTAAAGTCGTTTCAATCCGGTAATATCAGTTGGTATATAATAAGTATGATTATTGGATTGATCGCATTTTTTCTTCTTTTTTTGAAATAA
- a CDS encoding NAD(P)H-dependent oxidoreductase subunit E, protein MSEEFEFSIKAKSNIAEIIKRYPEGRQKSALLPLLHLAQEENGGWLSVSAMDKVAAELEILPIEVYEVASFYSMYHLKKMGKYVLEVCRTGPCCNVGAEELIHYMEEKLGVACGETTADGLFTIKPVECLAACGSGPVLQIGPDYHYREHLTKEKIDLMIAELKAKG, encoded by the coding sequence ATGAGCGAAGAATTTGAATTTTCTATAAAGGCGAAATCAAATATTGCTGAAATCATAAAGCGATATCCTGAGGGGCGGCAAAAATCAGCACTTTTACCATTATTGCATTTAGCACAAGAAGAAAATGGTGGGTGGTTGTCCGTTTCTGCTATGGATAAAGTAGCGGCTGAACTGGAGATATTACCTATAGAAGTGTATGAAGTTGCGAGTTTTTATAGTATGTATCATTTAAAAAAAATGGGCAAATACGTACTTGAAGTATGTAGAACAGGTCCATGTTGTAATGTCGGTGCTGAAGAATTAATTCACTATATGGAAGAAAAACTTGGAGTTGCATGTGGAGAAACCACTGCAGATGGATTATTCACAATTAAACCTGTGGAATGTTTAGCAGCTTGCGGTTCAGGGCCGGTTCTTCAAATTGGACCAGATTATCATTATCGGGAACATTTGACCAAGGAAAAGATTGATCTAATGATTGCCGAATTAAAAGCAAAAGGATAA